Proteins encoded by one window of Panicum virgatum strain AP13 chromosome 7N, P.virgatum_v5, whole genome shotgun sequence:
- the LOC120682388 gene encoding uncharacterized protein LOC120682388 isoform X1 has protein sequence MEMIFPPGFFTMMVHLVLHLASEAKIGDPVCYRSMYFVERYLGELKSTVRNKARPEGCIAESVLAKEAMTLCSGFIDCFESLLNKVSRNDDYDETLGCDTSQASTLFPYAGTALGKPRSYVIRGLAKLQAHRYVLFNCSDVNPYLRAHAEQITAMHNGRRASHRDVEKIQNEKFPLWFRGHIMQIERENGIDGMKDDIRWLARGPVEAAKRYRAFNSRGFRFRPKRLDGVTQNSGVVLTAKTSSYASASDDRPVLGDVTYYGRIIDIIELNYSGKFSVVLFKCEWVDVLSGRGIQKDKYGYTLVNFSHLIHTREKIGHEPFMFPNQADQVFYVEDKLNPGWSVVMKMKPRDIYDAGCDEWEDDIETEPFHVTHLGDMFNNAKIRHQWVRTDIEGTTVDISTSGLNDQS, from the exons ATGGAGATGATATTTCCACCTGGATTTTTTACTATGATGGTTCATCTTGTCCTTCATTTAGCATCAGAGGCAAAAATTGGTGATCCTGTCTGCTATCGATCAATGTATTTTGTGGAGAG ATACCTTGGTGAGTTGAAGTCAACTGTGAGGAATAAAGCTCGTCCAGAGGGATGCATTGCTGAATCAGTTTTAGCAAAAGAGGCTATGACACTTTGTTCAGGATTTATTGATTGTTTTGAAAGCTTGCTTAATAAGGTCTCAAGGAATGATGATTATGATGAAACACTGGGATGTGATACTAGTCAGGCATCAACTCTTTTTCCTTATGCTGGAACGGCACTTGGAAAGCCACGTAGCTATGTTATAAGAGGTTTGGCAAAACTACAAGCACATAGATATGTGCTATTCAATTGTTCCGATGTCAATCCATACCTTag GGCTCATGCTGAACAAATCACGGCTATGCATAATGGCCGTCGAGCGagccatagagatgtcgagaaAATACAAAATGAGAAGTTCCCTCTATGGTTTAGAGGCCAT ATTATGCAGATCGAGAGGGAAAATGGCATTGATGGTATGAAAGATGACATCAGATGGCTAGCCCGTGGTCCTGTTGAAGCAGCAAAAAGGTACCGTGCTTTCAACAGTCGAGGTTTTCGATTTAGGCCCAAACGGTTGGATGGGGTGACACAAAATAGTGGAGTAGTGCTGACTGCTAAAACTTCTAGttatgctagtgcaagtgatgaTAGACCAGTTTTAGGCGATGTGACATACTATGGGAGGATAATTGATATTATTGAGTTGAACTACTCTGGAAAATTTTCGGTGGTTCTTTTCAAATGTGAATGGGTTGATGTTCTATCTGGAAGAGGAATACAAAAGGACAAATATGGCTACACACTTGTCAACTTCTCACACCTGATACATACTAGAGAAAAGATTGGGCATGAACCTTTCATGTTTCCTAACCAAGCTGACCAGGTGTTTTATGTTGAAGATAAATTAAATCCTGGGTGGTCTGTGGTCATGAAGATGAAACCAAGAGATATATATGATGCTGGTTGTGATGAATGGGAGGATGATATCGAAACTGAACCATTCCATGTCACACACCTTGGAGACATGTTTAATAATGCAAAGATCAGACATCAATGGGTTAGAACAGACATTGAGGGAACAACAGTGGATATTAGCACTAGTGGATTGAATGACCAATCATAG
- the LOC120682388 gene encoding uncharacterized protein LOC120682388 isoform X2 — MEMIFPPGFFTMMVHLVLHLASEAKIGDPVCYRSMYFVERYLGELKSTVRNKARPEGCIAESVLAKEAMTLCSGFIDCFESLLNKVSRNDDYDETLGCDTSQASTLFPYAGTALGKPRSYVIRGLAKLQAHRYVLFNCSDVNPYLRAHAEQITAMHNGRRASHRDVEKIQNEKFPLWFRGHIMQIERENGIDGMKDDIRWLARGPVEAAKRTMRLGDSYELQIYHSLFSSQCKS, encoded by the exons ATGGAGATGATATTTCCACCTGGATTTTTTACTATGATGGTTCATCTTGTCCTTCATTTAGCATCAGAGGCAAAAATTGGTGATCCTGTCTGCTATCGATCAATGTATTTTGTGGAGAG ATACCTTGGTGAGTTGAAGTCAACTGTGAGGAATAAAGCTCGTCCAGAGGGATGCATTGCTGAATCAGTTTTAGCAAAAGAGGCTATGACACTTTGTTCAGGATTTATTGATTGTTTTGAAAGCTTGCTTAATAAGGTCTCAAGGAATGATGATTATGATGAAACACTGGGATGTGATACTAGTCAGGCATCAACTCTTTTTCCTTATGCTGGAACGGCACTTGGAAAGCCACGTAGCTATGTTATAAGAGGTTTGGCAAAACTACAAGCACATAGATATGTGCTATTCAATTGTTCCGATGTCAATCCATACCTTag GGCTCATGCTGAACAAATCACGGCTATGCATAATGGCCGTCGAGCGagccatagagatgtcgagaaAATACAAAATGAGAAGTTCCCTCTATGGTTTAGAGGCCAT ATTATGCAGATCGAGAGGGAAAATGGCATTGATGGTATGAAAGATGACATCAGATGGCTAGCCCGTGGTCCTGTTGAAGCAGCAAAAAG AACTATGAGACTTGGAGATAGCTATGAGTTGCAGATATATCATAGTTTGTTTTCATCACAGTGCAAAAGTTAG